The following are from one region of the Quercus robur chromosome 1, dhQueRobu3.1, whole genome shotgun sequence genome:
- the LOC126699809 gene encoding uncharacterized protein LOC126699809, whose product MDSNFVTSEIVGKLRQNHTARIDELWEIIHTKYKHELSYYKVWDAKQKAIAKIFGDWEESYQRLQKLLLTYLDQDLGTQYNYHTIPRPHEGTALLCYVYWAFAPCITAFQYCRPVISIDGTHLYGKYKGVLMIAMATDANQKVLPIVFAVVDKESGPSRGWFIECLKTSIEHVIPDDDICIIYDRHKGIKCAIGEWPRGQDGRERVFHRYCLRHVTSNFNTHFDDMTLKALALKAGYATHKAKFESIMQTIKEVEINLLRGVDPIDRQIGRYMPYTYLMSEDLDKWTQSHDGGRWYGAMTTNISECFNGVLKGAHSLPIAAMVEFIWCKLVAYFHDRHKQIIFDLSR is encoded by the coding sequence ATGGATTCTAATTTTGTTACATcagaaattgtgggaaaatTGCGACAAAATCACACTGCTCGTATTGATGAGCTCTGGGAGATCATACATACTAAGTATAAGCATgagctttcttactataaagtatgggacgcaaaacaaaaggcaattgcTAAGATATTTGGGGATTGGGAGGAGTCTTACCAAAGGTTGCAAAAGTTGTTGTTGACATACTTGGATCAGGATTTGGGTACCCAGTACAACTATCACACCATACCTAGGCCACACGAAGGTACTGCGTTACTGTGCTATGTATATTGGGCATTCGCTCCATGCATTACTGCATTCCAATATTGCAGGCCAGTGATCAGTATTGATGGAACTCATTTGTATGGTAAATACAAAGGGGTATTGATGATTGCAATGGCAACCGATGCTAACCAAAAGGTTTTGCCTATCGTCTTTGCTGTTGTGGACAAGGAGTCAGGGCCTAGTCGGGGGTGGTTTATAGAGTGTCTCAAGACTTCGATAGAGCATGTCATACCTGACGACGACATTTGCATTATTTATGACCGACATAAAGGTATCAAATGCGCCATTGGAGAGTGGCCTAGAGGTCAGGACGGAAGAGAACGGGTATTTCACcgatattgccttcgacatgttactagcaacttcaacacacACTTTGATGACATGACTCTAAAGGCATTGGCCTTGAAAGCTGGATATGCGACTCATAAAGCTAAATTTGAGTCCATAATGCAAACCATTAAGGAGGTCGAGATTAATTTACTGAGGGGTGTAGACCCTATTGATCGCCAGATTGGACGTTATATGCCATACACATATCTAATGAGTGAGGATCTGGACAAATGGACTCAGTCACATGATGGTGGAAGATGGTacggggcaatgacaaccaatatcTCTGAGTGCTTTAATGGGGTACTTAAAGGTGCCCACAGTTTGCCCATTGCTGCAATGGTTGAGTTCATTTGGTGCAAACTTGTTGCATATTTCCACGATCgacataaacaaattatttttgatctctcgAGGTAA
- the LOC126700569 gene encoding uncharacterized protein LOC126700569 — MEIYNKNEQKTTGHTLRSFNHEDGVYQVVTPYNDHRGGGGNHSHEMHVFARTCGCGKWQNLKIPCSHAIKFLQGLHLDATSYIDPCYSLNNAIHTYSHHFVVPSLELLWRDVRRPWWMPDPQLLWAKGRPVKSRIRNEMDGVHREWGSRREDSDLREIQPRQRCGVRHQEGHNRRCCPNSHGASTSGSATN; from the coding sequence ATGGAGATCTATAACAAAAATGAGCAGAAAACCACAGGACACACTCTGAGGAGTTTTAATCATGAAGATGGTGTATATCAAGTGGTTACCCCATATAACGACCATAGAGGTGGAGGGGGAAATCACAGTCATGAAATGCACGTATTTGCTAGAACATGTGGTTGCGGAAAGTGGCAAAACTTGaagatcccttgttcacatgcaattaaatTTCTTCAAGGTCTGCACCTCGATGCGACTAGCTATATTGACCCATGTTACAGTTTGAACAACGCAATTCACACATATTCACATCATTTTGTGGTGCCAAGTTTAGAGTTATTGTGGAGGGACGTTCGCAGACCATGGTGGATGCCTGACCCACAGCTGTTGTGGGCTAAAGGTCGTCCTGTGAAGTCAAgaataaggaatgaaatggatggGGTACATCGAGAATGGGGAAGCCGGAGGGAAGATTCGGACTTGAGGGAGATTCAACCGAGGCAGCGATGTGGAGTGCGTCATCAAGAAGGGCATAACCGCAGATGCTGTCCCAATTCCCATGGGGCTTCGACAAGTGGCAGTGCTACAAACTAG